The Oceaniferula marina region TTTGGTCGCAAAACGCGCTTGGAAAATTTTTGTAGGTGAGGTGAACGAAGAGGGACTGGTTTTGATTGGAGACAAGGATGCTCGCGAGTTGGCTCGCCGTAGCCTTCGGGTCGCTGAAATCTATACCCGTGAAGAGTCCATTCAGCTGCGGCGCGGTCAGGACAAGCCGAGACAGGCGAAGCAGGTCCGCAGTCCGGAGAAAAAGAAGGTGGCAAAAGTAGCCAAGGAGAAGGAAGAACAAACACCTAAGCAACAAGTGCCAGCCAAGCCGGACAAGGATGAGCCGACGAAAGCCAAAGCGGATAAAAAATCCGCGGTGAAGACCCCGGCAAGAGTCAAAGACGTAGCTCAGCAGGTCGAGGATAAGCCTGCCAATTCTAAGTCTGCCAAGTCTAAACCGGCTGATACAAAACCGGCAGAGCCCAAGCCTGAAGTGCTTCAAGCGGATGCTTCCAAGAGCGAAGACGCAAGTGATGCGTGATTCCTCTTCCAGGCCCAATTCGATGAATTGACCGGCTTGCCATTCGGCATGAATGTTTTATGGTTCCTCTCGTGATGAGGGGGATTGCCAGTGTGTGTGTGATGGTGACGGGGTGGCTTTTGTGCCTGTCCCCGGCTCTGTGGGCCTTGTCGAATCAGGACAAAACGGTGTTGTTGACGGCTACGGTTCAGGAATCGCCTGCGCAAATTCGTTTGGAATGGAGTGCCCCGACCAGTCAGGCTTATGTCCTTTCCCATCAAAAACTCTATCGGCGAGTGGCCGGGAAAGCCTGGGGAGCTGAATAGGCTACTTTATACCACTCCGCAAAACAGACGAGACGATTGATCGTTGTTGAGGTATTTGGAAAAGCACTGCGTGATCCATGAGAGTTCCGGATGAATGACTCCTTTGGCTTTGTTTCTCCTTAGTCATGGTGCCCGCACCATTCCTTCGTCGCGCCTTGCCAAAGAACTCATTCATCTCGGCTATCGTCCCGTCTGTTTACTACTTGGTATTAGGAACCTCGGATTTGAGCTTTGAAGATACTGAGGTGCAGCTTGGGGGCTGCTATGAGTATCGCTTGGTTCGCTTGTTTACCAATGGTCCTTTGAGTGCGACCGGCTACATTCACGCCGGGGTTCGGCTGCCGTTGGAGGACCGGCGTGGTGCGGTCTTGTTGCTGGTGAAGGTGTCGGCAGGGCTGGCGAGGCTGATCCGCCGCGCCCCGTTTTTACCGATTGAATATTGTGCGCCAGTGAGCAGCCTCAGCTCTTGCTAAACGGATTTTTTGCGGCGTTGCTTGATCGCTTTCAGACGCCTCCCGCGGTTCGGTAAAAAAGCAGAGATGCCATAGACGATTGGGTAGACCAGCAGACTGAGCGTTACCGCCATGGCGAGACATCCAACAAAGAAGTCGGCCGGATTTCCCGTGATATTGAGGTTGAGGAATTTGATCTGCATTGCTTTGTCAAACGGCATTGGAATATCGACAAATTGCCGAATCCAGTGACCAAACGTGATTTGCACTACAATCAAGGGTGGGTGGGTGAACGGGTTGGATACCCAGCAGGTTCCCATGGCGATCGGGATGTTTATTTTAGCTTTCATCCCCCAGATGGCGGCCAGCAACATTTGGAAGGGGATGGGGAGCATCGCGCAAAAAAGGCCAATCGATAGTCCCCCGGCTACGGTGTAGCGGCACGGGTGCCAGAGCTCCCGGTTGTAGAGCGGTTTGGTCAGGGCCAACAGCCACGGTCGGTTGCGAATGTGGGGGTGTCTGAGATAGCGGTAAGCGCGCCGAACCAGTCTGAGGTATTTGCGTTTCATAGCTGGTCGGTAAAAAATACTGGCAGGGGGCAATATCAGGCACTCTGGGATGGTGGGCATGCCTCGACGGCGGGTTCATTCCCAGTGGCCACCTCTATGTGGCGTTGATCCGGTGAATAATCAACCCAACAAATAAAAAAACCCGCCACTGAGTGATCAGGGCGGGTTGAAATGATTAATGAATCGTTCTATCGACGAGCTAGAAGATTAAAACTTCTGCACACGTGAATAGATAAATGCCTCAGCTCCCAGAGATGGTGGGAACTCAGAGAGTCCGTCACTTGGGTTCATCTCGATACGGTGATCTTCACCACAACGCTCGTATGGTGGTTTGAAGGTTCCGTGGTAGGTTGGGCAGTGGAAAGTGAACAGTTCGTAGAAACCATAGCCAAGACGCTTGAAGGCGCGGCGTGTGCCATCGGCTACACCATAGGTGGATGCAGCTTTGCGGCCGTGTTCTTCGTTTTTACGGACGACTTGTTCAGGGATCTCAACGACTCCATAGATAATGTTGCTCAGGGCGCGACCCAGCTTACGGGTAGAGGTGTAGGTGGATCCAGGGGATGCCTGAATATCAGCCATCACGCCGGATGCTGTACAGAGAATTGCTGCTGCGATCGTAAGTGCTTTTTTCATCGTGTTTGGATAGTGAACACTCGCTGGCGGAGTGGCAATCGAAAAATTCAATTTTTCGAAAAAAACAAATGGCTCCCAAATATCGAAAACCCTAGGTTTTTACAGGGGTCGACACCCTCGGGCTCGTTTAAACTCCGAGGGTGGCTGTGGTCACTCTACATGCGTTTAAGCTTATGCTTTTTCTTTTTTACCCGAGATTTTATCGCTGATTGATTGAATCATGGCATAGATCATCGGCACGGCAACCAGGCTGACGATGGTGGCAACCAGAAGTCCAAAACACACCGTGGTTCCGAGAACTTTGCGGCTTTCGGCCCCGGCTCCGGATGCAATCAAGAGGGGGAGAACGCCAAGGATAAAGGAAAAGGCGGTCATCAAAACGGCACGAAATCGGATTTTAACCGCACTGATCGCAGCTTCCATTGTACTCATGCCGGATTGCCTTTGCTGCATGGCAAATTCAACAATCAGAATGGCACTTTTTGTGGCCAAGCCGATGAGCAAGACGATACCAACCTGGGTGTAGATGTTATTGGTCATGTCTCGGGCATTCAGACCAATCACGGCACCGAGCAAGGCGGTGGGGACCGAGAGACAGACCGCGATCGGGATACTCCAGCTTTCGTATTGGGCTGCCAGTACGAGGTAAACCATCAGGATGGAGAAGCCGAAGATGCCGGCCATGGCGAGTGGGTTGATATTGCGCTCCTGGAATGAGAGGTCGGTCCAGGAGTAGCCCATGGTGGTGGGAAGGCTCTTATCGGAGAGGTCTTCCATGATTTTCAGTGCTTCACCGGAGCTGAAACCAGGGGCGGCTTCACCATTAATCTTGATCGCGGGATACAGGTTGAATCGGGTGATCGTCTGTGGCCCCAGAACTTCTTCAACCGAGGCAAAGGTTCCGATGGGGATCATGGCATTATTGGCCCCTCGGACTTTGAGGTTTTTGATGTCCTCAGGTTCCATGCGGAAGTTCGTGTCTGCTTGGGCTGTGACCCGGAAGACCCGGCCGAACTTGGTGTAATCGTTGATATATGAAGAGCCGAGGGCGATGGTCAGGGTGTCATAGACATCGCTGAGTTTGACTCCCCGTTTGTTGACCTGTTCACGGTCGATGTCGATGTTGAGCTGCGGAGCGGTGGCTCGGTAGGTGGTGTTGACTTTCTGCAGGCCGGTTTGGGAGTTGCCATCGGTGATGACCTGAATGGCGGACTGTTGCAGGGACGCTACTCCGGCTCCCTGCCGGTCTTGGAGCATGTAAGTGAAGCCCGCGGAGGTTCCCAATCCTGGTAGCGAAGGCATGGGGAAGGCAAAGGCGATGGCTTCGCCAATGCCGGACAGCCGCTGGTTCATTTGGCCGATGATTGAATTCTGGTGTTGCTCTGGCACAGGACGTTCCTCCCAATCTTTGAAGACGACAAACATCATGCCCGAGTTGGGTGCTGAGGCCCCGTCAATCATGGAGTAACCGCCGACACCCAGAACGTTTTCAACCCCCTCAATTTCGAGGATTTGCTTGGTGGCTTCGGCGAGGACTTCATCGGTGCGCTGCAATGAGGCGCCATCTGGAAGCTGAATATTGACCACGCAGTATCCCTCGTCTTCCTGGGGCACGAAACTGGTGGGCATATTGCCGAACCCCATCACCGCAAGAGCCACGATGCCCGAGAACACGGCAGCTCCGATCAACGATCGCCGGATGGCTGTTTGTACGGCCTGGGCGGTGATATTGGTGGAGGTTTCGACACCTCGGTTGAAGAAAGCAAAGAGTTTGCCCGGCTGTTTGGTGTTTTTCTTCAGTAGGATCGAGCAGAGCGCCGGGCTGAGGGTCAGGGCGTTAATCGAGCTGAAGACGGTGGCGATGGAAATGGTGATGGCAAATTGTTTGAACAAGGTGCCAGTGATACCGGGAATGAAAACGGTGGGCACAAAAACCGCCAACAGAACCAGGGTGGTGGCAATGACCGGACCGGAAACCTCACGCATCGAAACGATTGCCGCTTCCTGCGGAGATTTACCTTCGTGGATATGGCGGATCACGTTTTCCACCACCACAATGGCGTCATCGACCACGATACCAATGACGAGCACCAAGCCGAAGAGGGTGAATTGGTTGATCGAGAAGCCCATCGCCAGAAGCACGGCAAAGGTGCCGACCAGAGAGACCGGGATGGTGACCGATGGAATAATGGTCGCCCGCATGTTTTGGAGGAAAATGTAGACGGTCAGCACCACTAGTAGCAGGGTTACAAACAGAGTGACAACCACCTCTTTGATCGAGGCCGAAAC contains the following coding sequences:
- a CDS encoding DUF2062 domain-containing protein gives rise to the protein MKRKYLRLVRRAYRYLRHPHIRNRPWLLALTKPLYNRELWHPCRYTVAGGLSIGLFCAMLPIPFQMLLAAIWGMKAKINIPIAMGTCWVSNPFTHPPLIVVQITFGHWIRQFVDIPMPFDKAMQIKFLNLNITGNPADFFVGCLAMAVTLSLLVYPIVYGISAFLPNRGRRLKAIKQRRKKSV
- a CDS encoding exosortase system-associated protein, TIGR04073 family, yielding MKKALTIAAAILCTASGVMADIQASPGSTYTSTRKLGRALSNIIYGVVEIPEQVVRKNEEHGRKAASTYGVADGTRRAFKRLGYGFYELFTFHCPTYHGTFKPPYERCGEDHRIEMNPSDGLSEFPPSLGAEAFIYSRVQKF
- a CDS encoding efflux RND transporter permease subunit, with the translated sequence MFSEFFIRRPVFATVISIVIIVVGLVSMLALPIARYPDIAPPTISITATYPGADAATVSDTVAAPIETEVNGVENMLYMSSVCGNDGMMVLTVTFQPGTDLDTANVLVQNRVTLAEARLPEEVKRRGVTVRKKSSDIAIFAAITSPKDPETGKSKYDAAFLSNYAYQQLRDEIARVDGVGDVRVFGVGQTSMRLWLDVDKLTIRGLTPSDIVAAARGQNMQVAAGRIGAPPATTGTDLEYIVTTPGRLLTEEEFGNIVLKSTSDKRLIRIKDVARIEEGSESYNFSSTVNNEASAALAIYQIPGTNVMDVANGVKQRFEQLSANFPSGVEYRVIYDSTDVVSASIKEVVVTLFVTLLLVVLTVYIFLQNMRATIIPSVTIPVSLVGTFAVLLAMGFSINQFTLFGLVLVIGIVVDDAIVVVENVIRHIHEGKSPQEAAIVSMREVSGPVIATTLVLLAVFVPTVFIPGITGTLFKQFAITISIATVFSSINALTLSPALCSILLKKNTKQPGKLFAFFNRGVETSTNITAQAVQTAIRRSLIGAAVFSGIVALAVMGFGNMPTSFVPQEDEGYCVVNIQLPDGASLQRTDEVLAEATKQILEIEGVENVLGVGGYSMIDGASAPNSGMMFVVFKDWEERPVPEQHQNSIIGQMNQRLSGIGEAIAFAFPMPSLPGLGTSAGFTYMLQDRQGAGVASLQQSAIQVITDGNSQTGLQKVNTTYRATAPQLNIDIDREQVNKRGVKLSDVYDTLTIALGSSYINDYTKFGRVFRVTAQADTNFRMEPEDIKNLKVRGANNAMIPIGTFASVEEVLGPQTITRFNLYPAIKINGEAAPGFSSGEALKIMEDLSDKSLPTTMGYSWTDLSFQERNINPLAMAGIFGFSILMVYLVLAAQYESWSIPIAVCLSVPTALLGAVIGLNARDMTNNIYTQVGIVLLIGLATKSAILIVEFAMQQRQSGMSTMEAAISAVKIRFRAVLMTAFSFILGVLPLLIASGAGAESRKVLGTTVCFGLLVATIVSLVAVPMIYAMIQSISDKISGKKEKA